The following coding sequences are from one Triticum aestivum cultivar Chinese Spring chromosome 5A, IWGSC CS RefSeq v2.1, whole genome shotgun sequence window:
- the LOC123108018 gene encoding 7-deoxyloganetin glucosyltransferase-like has translation MEAIEKPHVICLPSPAQGHITPMLKLAKILHTRGFYVTFVNTEFNHRRLLRSRGPAALNGLPDFRFESMPDGLPPSDEDATQEVGGLCYSIMTAFLPHFMALLGKLRDPSSGVPPVTCLVVDGVMSFGYDAAKEIGVPCAALWTSSACGYMGYRHYRQLIEQGFVPFKDESQVTDKEHLDTVVHGVEGMCDGMRLRDFPNFIRTTDREDVLLNFIMYISERLSLPDAVLLNTFNELEGPVLDAMRAILPPMYTVGPLHRYASLVVPAGTSVDDLGSNLWREQDGLLEWLDGQSTRSVVYVNYGSITVMTNAELLEFAWGLANCGYPFIWNIRPDLVKGDTAVLPPEFLLAIGGCSMLTTWCSQEKVIAHEAVGVFLTHSGWNSTLESICAGVPMLSWPFFAEQQTNCRYKCTEWGNGMEIGGEVKRAELAAMIREVMEGEKGQEMRKRAAEWKEKAVRATMPGGPVEVSLDTVICDVLLARLNKLPK, from the exons ATGGAGGCCATCGAGAAGCCCCACGTCATTTGCCTGCCGTCCCCGGCGCAGGGCCACATAACGCCGATGCTCAAGTTGGCCAAGATACTCCATACCCGGGGCTTCTACGTCACCTTCGTCAACACCGAGTTCAACCACCGCCGGCTGCTCCGCTCGCGCGGACCAGCGGCGCTTAATGGCCTCCCGGACTTCCGCTTCGAGTCGATGCCGGACGGGCTCCCGCCATCCGACGAGGACGCCACCCAGGAAGTCGGTGGACTATGTTACTCCATCATGACAGCCTTCCTGCCCCACTTCATGGCACTTCTTGGCAAGCTCCGTGACCCCAGCTCCGGAGTGCCGCCTGTCACCTGCCTCGTCGTTGACGGTGTCATGTCGTTCGGCTATGATGCTGCGAAGGAGATCGGCGTGCCATGCGCCGCGCTGTGGACGTCTAGCGCCTGTGGGTACATGGGGTACCGCCACTATCGGCAGCTCATAGAGCAGGGTTTCGTTCCTTTCAAAG ATGAGTCACAGGTCACGGACAAGGAACACCTTGACACGGTGGTGCACGGCGTTGAGGGCATGTGCGATGGCATGCGCCTGCGCGATTTCCCCAACTTCATACGGACGACGGACCGCGAGGACGTGCTGCTGAACTTCATCATGTACATCTCTGAGCGGTTATCGCTCCCGGACGCGGTGTTGCTCAACACCTTCAATGAGCTCGAGGGGCCGGTGCTGGACGCTATGCGCGCCATCCTCCCACCCATGTACACCGTTGGCCCGCTCCACCGCTACGCTAGCCTCGTGGTACCGGCAGGCACCTCGGTTGACGACCTCGGGTCCAACCTTTGGAGGGAGCAGGACGGCCTACTGGAGTGGCTCGACGGACAGAGCACCCGTTCCGTCGTGTACGTCAACTACGGCAGCATCACTGTCATGACGAACGCGGAGCTTCTCGAGTTCGCGTGGGGGCTTGCCAACTGCGGCTACCCGTTCATATGGAACATCCGGCCAGACCTCGTGAAGGGCGACACGGCCGTGCTACCGCCGGAATTCCTTTTGGCCATCGGCGGCTGCTCCATGCTGACAACATGGTGCTCGCAGGAGAAGGTGATTGCCCATGAGGCGGTGGGGGTTTTCTTGACGCACTCCGGGTGGAACTCGACCCTGGAGAGTATCTGCGCCGGCGTGCCAATGCTGAGCTGGCCCTTCTTCGCGGAGCAACAAACCAACTGCCGGTACAAGTGCACCGAGTGGGGGAACGGGATGGAGATCGGCGGAGAGGTGAAAAGGGCAGAGCTCGCGGCGATGATACGGGAGGTGATGGAGGGGGAGAAGGGGCAGGAGATGAGGAAGCGTGCGGCGGAGTGGAAGGAAAAGGCCGTGCGGGCGACTATGCCAGGTGGACCCGTGGAGGTCAGTCTGGACACGGTGATTTGCGATGTACTCTTGGCAAGATTAAATAAACTCCCaaaatga